The genomic region GTAGGCGAACACGattggtggtggtgcacGAGACCGACTCTGAGCGTTGTCAGAAGAGCCATCGGGTGCACctacctcggcgtcgaggttgcTGCATGAGCTGCCGACGAGAGACGTGAGCGTCTTCTCCGCCAGGTTGAGTCTGTCGGACACGCGACACAGGTCAGCAAAGCTGATCCATGTCTCCATGTCCTCGCTTGGCGTGAGAACAAGTGAGCGGACCTGGAGAATACGCTGCCAGACCTCAACATCGCGCTGGCATCCTGCGAGACGCTTATGCCACGTCTGTCGCTGAGTCGCCTGTCGCTCTGGTTGATCGGCATGGTCCTTGTACGAGATGatctcctcaagctcggaCAACATCTGCACGCGGACAATGACGCTGGTGTGAGTTTCGATAAGTACACATAAACTCACTCGTAGGCGCGGCCGTAGCTCTCTCCTGTGAGGGTGGTAAGCTCGCCGTCCAATCTCTCGCGGGCCTTGGTGATGTGCCTCTTGGCCGACGTGAACTGGTTTCGGTGCACAGCGAGGATGGCCTTGAAGAAGTTGCGGTCCGCCGAGTCCGTCTTCATCGCCGAGATGTAGTCGTCCATCATGTCCCATTGGTACAGCGCccacgaggcggcggctcCAAGTGGTGCGatcgtcttcttctcctcgccggcggcgTTCGGCCATCTCACCTGAATAACGTCCGCCaactcctcccactcgcccagCGCATGGAGCGCCTGGAACTTGCCCATGGCGAGCGTCTGTTCGTCGAACCGCGTGTCCGGGTCGGCGCTGCGGTCGTTCCagacctcgagcgcctcctcccagcGCCCTAATTTTTCGTACCATAAGACGTCATGTGTCATCTGGAGGTTGTTCTGGGCGTACTCGAGCGTACCCCACGCTGCGTCGCTCTGCTGCAGCTTTTGGTTGACAGAGATAAGGTCCTCCACGACTGTTGCCGAAGCGTCGACAAAGaactcgagctccttgtaGTGCAGCGCCTTGGCGTAGGCGTGGAACGCCGTGGCGTAATCGCCAAGGAGACGGGGTTCTAAGGCGAGCGGTTTGTCGTCGTGCTCCATGAACTCTGCGAGGTTCAGAATGGTGTTGACGACCTCGGACGGCACACCGTCGTTGGTGAGCGCCTGCTCGAGGTTGTGGACGAGGTCCTCCTGGTAGCTCTCGTACAGCTCAGTCCAGCACGACACAAATGCAACGTTGAAGAGCTCGCGTGCGAACGCACCATGCTGGTCAGCGAGCTTGGTGCACGCACGGATGGCTTGTGATGGCGACTCGCGCATGaactcgacgccgagcttcttgagcCACTCGAGCCACTCCTTCTTGGTGGTGACGTTCGAGCAGTCCCATGCAGACTtgagctgctgctggtTGACCGGAAGCTTTGGCTGCTCCGCCGATACGGAGACCTCGTTCGTCGAGTCAGCCGCGTACTGCTCGACGGGGCCGAGATCGGGAGGCAGCCGCTCGCGGTTCAGCAGCTTGGTAACCATCTGGTCGTACATCGGCCACACAATCTTGTTCTCAAGCAGagcctgttgtcagccGAGCGTGATGGATTAGCTCACCTTATTGACCATCGGGATGAAGATGGCATAGTCTGTTCCAAACTGGAGGACTAAGACGCACAGCGTCTCCATCGCTGCATTGCGCAGCTCAATGTCCGGCGTACTAAGCGTCCGTACGAGGGGATGGATAATCTGCGAGGCGTGGTCGCTGAAGTTGACCTTGCGGCACAGCTGTGCGGTGGTCGCGAGTGCGGCCTTGCGGAGCTTGGTCGGCGCAGCCGGGTTCTCAAAACTGCGGATGATGACTGGCAGTACGAGGTGCAAGTAGTCCTCGATGCTGGAGCCGAAGACGATGAACGCCTTTAGGATATGAAGGAGCGTGTTCTCACGCTGGTCGGTGAGGTTCCGCGCGGAGAGGTCGCCGTCGAAGGTGCGCAGGATCTGTTGCAGGAGCTGCGGGAGGTAGGCCTTGAACTCGCCTTCGACTGCGCGCGcgatggcctcgacgagcgaAATGATGGTGATCTGCATCATCGAGTTGGGGTTCCAGTAGTCGTGGACGAGCGCGAACACCTCGGAGAGGTAGTTGCGGATGTGCTGCTTGACAATGGAGatgagctgcgcgagctgcttgaggaACACATCCTGCGAGTCCCGCGAGCCCATACGAATGACACCGAGGAAAGCCGGCAAGATTTGAGGTAAGAAGCCAACGCAGCGCAACCGTTGAGTGCGGAAGATGAGCATGACCGAATTGATCGCGTCGTAGTGGTGCTCCTTCATGTTGGCGTCGTTGAGCACGTTGACGAGCGAGTTGATGACGACCATCTGGTAATACTCGTCGTTGGAGCCCCCGTTGTGGTTCATTAGCAATGTGATATCCGTCACCCGCGGGCCTGTCGACTCGGTCGTGTTGTCGTTGTCGCCACCCAGAAGCTGCTTGTGCTTGAATGGATCCAGGGCACCTAACATACCCAATGTGCGGATGGCCTCTAAGCGGATCTGCGGAGACGTCTCCAACCGGAGGATGCGGAACAGGATGCCCAGCAGCTGAGGGTAGTCGCTGTACGGAGTGATGACCTCGCCGGTGTTGGACACGACCTGGCCGAGCGTCTTGAGCGCAGCGTTGCGCTTCACGGTCGACGCAGGATCATtcagcagctcgagcagtAAGTCCATGATCGTCTGGGCGCTGGagacgagctcctcgcccgcgacgcgcgcgagctcgccaatGCAGTTGACGCAGGACGCCGTCACAGTGGCCGGGGTCGACGGAGACCGTGCAATGCGGAGGATCACCGAGAGGATAGTCGAGGCGTACGACTTGACCAggctcgacgacgcacCGATTAAGAGACATAGCAGCTTTgcgctctcctccttctgcttGTTGGCCGTCGAGtactcgagctcggtgatCAGGTTAATAAGTGACTTCCGCAGAGAGGGCATGACGTAGGCCGGGTTGTGGTGGGCCAGGCGGCCGATGATACCGATGGCGAGCTCACGAATCTTGAACTCCTCATCGTTGAGCGCGACAAACAGACACCGAATGTCCTCCGCCTGCGCAAGATGCCGGTCGAACTTCTCATCCAGGCTCTCGAGAACGGCTTGTCGGATCGCCGGAGCCTGGTCCGTGATACCAACGGTGAGGAGCTTTTCCAGGACATCATTGACAATTTCGATGGCGTGGCTGCTCGTCTGGTTGCAGATGGGGTCGTTCACGAAGAGTTGCGTAGACGCTAAGACAGCCTCCTTGCGCACGTCTGGACTGTCGTGCTCGAGATAGGGTAGCGCTGCCTCCTGCACAAACTCGTTGAGAGTGTGGCCCACAAAGTCAAAGTTGCCGAGGACCTTGAGCGCCAATGCAATCGTCTCTGCTGACTGCCCGCCGCCGGACGCCTGAATAACAGCGTCGCGCGTGATTTCGCTGCCTttggcgcgccgcgctggTGCGCCAAGCGGGCGGAAGGAGCGACCAGTTAAGATGATAGATAGTGTCTCGAGTAGACGATCCTGGATGGTGCGAAGGAGAGGCGGGATGTGGGTCGATatgacctcgagcgcgtggTAGAGCGCCTCAGACAGTCCCCAAGGGAACATGAGGTCCAGGATCTCGTGCATCTGTCTCGTGAGCATCGGGCCCACAGCCGTCGTGAGCATGGCGAGACACTGGAAGATGGGCGCCTCGAACGGCGCTCCCTTCTTGCCGCGCATCCGCAGGTGCTCCTTGATGACCTGGACGACGTCTTCAAGGAAGGGCCGCATCTTGGAGGCCAGCTGGGTCGAAAGgtggccgagcgcgacatAGGCAATGTCTCTGTCAGTTGGTTTGTGGAGCGCCTGCAAGAGGTACGCCATGCTCCGGTGCAGGTAGTGAACTTCGAACTCGTCGCTGTCATACGTCGCCATGTTGGGGATGAGAGTGATGACCGACTTGCGGATGACGGTCTCCTTGCTGTCGCGGTACTTGAGCGTGATCTCGCAAATCTGGCGATAATACTCGCCCATGGACTGGAGTTAGCAAGAACGAGAGAGCCGCTCACGATTTGCTGGTTCTGCAGCATGGCGCTGAAAGCGAGCAGGGATCCCAGGATGGAGTCAACGGAGCTAGGTTTCATGAGACCACTCTTTGCCTCCTCGAAGATGGCCTGGTAGATCTCGTTGCTGGACCTTTCACGCGACTTCATAATGTCCAAACAGGACGAGAGAAGCATCGAGGCGCGTTCGCGGACCATTGTCTATTGTCAGCTGTGCTAAGAGGCATAGGTGACGGAGCTGGACACGTACCCTGCTGTCGCGCAGCGGAATCCAGATCTTCTCCAGTACTCGGGGAATGAACGGATAGAACTGGCCTTGAGCGTGCACAGCGAGCTGGTGGAGCAGGAGGACAGCGCCGAAGCGCCCGACTTCTTGCCTTGAGTCTGATGTCAACAGGCGCGACTCGCTGCCACTCACCATCAATCATCTGGATTGCTTGCCCAACCTCCTTGTTGAAGAACGACTCGCCAAGGTTGGCACCAGCCAGTTTGACCATGTTACCCACGACGTGCGCGGCTGCGACCATGACGGTCGAGTCCGGGTACGTCAGAAGAGGCCTCAGGTCTGCCTGTCAGTACGGCCAGCTATACACGCACATCCATAAAGGCGGATGTTATTTTGGAGTGCACCGTCTGGCGAGTCATTGTACGTCTCCTCCAACATGGCATCTGGCGTCAGCCTTGCGACTTGAAGTGGGGCACCCACCGATTGCCACTATCGAACCCAGGCGCTCGGAGGTCGAGTTGCTCCTCGTGAGCTCAAACGTCCGGTGGAACACCTCCCTCCACACATTCTTCTTCGAGTCGTCACCGGGGAACTCTACAGTAGACGAGTTgatctggcgtcagcgcgTTCAGGCCGGAAAGCCTCACGTGGGCCTTGAGGTCCTCGGCTGCGACTAGGCGGACTTCCTCTGATCTGCGGTTAGCGCCACCCCATGAGGACGGCTCACTTGCTCCCGAGACGGGAGAAGATGTTGTCCAGAGCTTCAGACTGCGACGACATGGTGGGCAGACCATGGGCTGGTCGCCCGGTACAAGCTAATGGAAGATGCGGGTGTTCCGAGCCCGCTGAGATGTGTACAAGGGTTGCCGAGGTGTC from Cutaneotrichosporon cavernicola HIS019 DNA, chromosome: 2 harbors:
- the TOR1 gene encoding uncharacterized protein (Domain of unknown function), whose amino-acid sequence is MSSQSEALDNIFSRLGSKSEEVRLVAAEDLKAHINSSTVEFPGDDSKKNVWREVFHRTFELTRSNSTSERLGSIVAIDAMLEETYNDSPDGALQNNIRLYGYLRPLLTYPDSTVMVAAAHVVGNMVKLAGANLGESFFNKEVGQAIQMIDDSRQEVGRFGAVLLLHQLAVHAQGQFYPFIPRVLEKIWIPLRDSRTMVRERASMLLSSCLDIMKSRERSSNEIYQAIFEEAKSGLMKPSSVDSILGSLLAFSAMLQNQQISMGEYYRQICEITLKYRDSKETVIRKSVITLIPNMATYDSDEFEVHYLHRSMAYLLQALHKPTDRDIAYVALGHLSTQLASKMRPFLEDVVQVIKEHLRMRGKKGAPFEAPIFQCLAMLTTAVGPMLTRQMHEILDLMFPWGLSEALYHALEVISTHIPPLLRTIQDRLLETLSIILTGRSFRPLGAPARRAKGSEITRDAVIQASGGGQSAETIALALKVLGNFDFVGHTLNEFVQEAALPYLEHDSPDVRKEAVLASTQLFVNDPICNQTSSHAIEIVNDVLEKLLTVGITDQAPAIRQAVLESLDEKFDRHLAQAEDIRCLFVALNDEEFKIRELAIGIIGRLAHHNPAYVMPSLRKSLINLITELEYSTANKQKEESAKLLCLLIGASSSLVKSYASTILSVILRIARSPSTPATVTASCVNCIGELARVAGEELVSSAQTIMDLLLELLNDPASTVKRNAALKTLGQVVSNTGEVITPYSDYPQLLGILFRILRLETSPQIRLEAIRTLGMLGALDPFKHKQLLGGDNDNTTESTGPRVTDITLLMNHNGGSNDEYYQMVVINSLVNVLNDANMKEHHYDAINSVMLIFRTQRLRCVGFLPQILPAFLGVIRMGSRDSQDVFLKQLAQLISIVKQHIRNYLSEVFALVHDYWNPNSMMQITIISLVEAIARAVEGEFKAYLPQLLQQILRTFDGDLSARNLTDQRENTLLHILKAFIVFGSSIEDYLHLVLPVIIRSFENPAAPTKLRKAALATTAQLCRKVNFSDHASQIIHPLVRTLSTPDIELRNAAMETLCVLVLQFGTDYAIFIPMVNKALLENKIVWPMYDQMVTKLLNRERLPPDLGPVEQYAADSTNEVSVSAEQPKLPVNQQQLKSAWDCSNVTTKKEWLEWLKKLGVEFMRESPSQAIRACTKLADQHGAFARELFNVAFVSCWTELYESYQEDLVHNLEQALTNDGVPSEVVNTILNLAEFMEHDDKPLALEPRLLGDYATAFHAYAKALHYKELEFFVDASATVVEDLISVNQKLQQSDAAWGTLEYAQNNLQMTHDVLWYEKLGRWEEALEVWNDRSADPDTRFDEQTLAMGKFQALHALGEWEELADVIQVRWPNAAGEEKKTIAPLGAAASWALYQWDMMDDYISAMKTDSADRNFFKAILAVHRNQFTSAKRHITKARERLDGELTTLTGESYGRAYDVIVRVQMLSELEEIISYKDHADQPERQATQRQTWHKRLAGCQRDVEVWQRILQVRSLVLTPSEDMETWISFADLCRVSDRLNLAEKTLTSLVGSSCSNLDAEVGAPDGSSDNAQSRSRAPPPIVFAYYRLKWAQAVAGNSRDERIETLGYLHDFTQTLSDDMGLGPRDGQGRLILPDAKLYGEYTKLLARCHVELGKWEASMMEQGFTAAPASVLSNYALATELDTDWYNAWHTWALANFEVIGNLEVSQGGLQPAHFATYIIPAVEGFLRSIALSPGNSLQDTLRLLTLWFKYGYQSGVNQAIQQGMASVNIDVWLEVIPQIIARIQTPRPTIRELIVRLLHSIGRAHPQALIYPLTVASKSNVATRKQVAQDIMDKMREHSATIVDQADLVSTELIRAAILWHEQWHEGLEEASKHYFADHNEEAMFEVLEPLHDMIEKGPETVRETSFVQSFGHELRMARDFCKRYKLHGDLNDLNQAWDIYCSTFQRLARQIKLLNVIELQYVSPKLMNVRDLDLAVPGTYQSGKPVIGIAYVLPTFTVINSKQRPRRFTMRGRDGKEYTFVLKGHEDLRQDERVMQLFGLVNTLLSADQESAKRHLSIRQFSITPLSPGAGLLGWVPHSDTLHALIKSYRDSRNILIDIETRLMNQMADDNYDSLPLLHKVEVFQYALDNTTGQDLYRILWLRSRNSESWLERRTTYTRSLALTSMVGYILGLGDRHPSNLMLDQITGEIVHIDFGDCFEVAMQRDKYPEKVPFRLTRMLIHAMEVCGITGTFSRSCEVSMEVLRANKESLMAVLEAFVYDPLINWRLTAGQAGQRPGQHDVEERGGQPYAVQRGGRADERDILVEADRPEVMNDKALQVVERVRRKLTGRDFKPTVTLDIKEQVEELVSQATSVENLCVAFVGWCSFW